Proteins encoded by one window of Microbacterium testaceum:
- a CDS encoding cohesin domain-containing protein translates to MARRLGAALVAALALFGPVLAAPAAHAAPPAAILSLSVSPTSVTAGDALVATITGSGVSDLYSYDLEITFDPTLLAPAADAPTGPAGGFTSTVTGPGSLTVSHTRLGTSPGLSGASGVILASIPLRSLAAGSAVVELSSVRLVSSTGDVVTAAAVASGTVVIAAAPVPVPQPSTSSPAPSPEASASASATPAPAAKGPGDLATTGVDATPWWIAGAVGVALVAGGALFVLRRRQAVQE, encoded by the coding sequence GTGGCACGCCGCCTCGGCGCCGCCCTCGTGGCGGCCCTGGCCCTGTTCGGGCCCGTGCTCGCCGCGCCCGCGGCGCACGCCGCCCCTCCCGCGGCGATCCTGTCGCTGTCGGTGAGCCCCACGAGCGTCACCGCCGGTGACGCGCTCGTCGCCACCATCACCGGATCCGGTGTGAGCGACCTCTACTCGTACGACCTCGAGATCACGTTCGACCCGACGCTGCTCGCTCCCGCGGCCGATGCCCCGACCGGTCCCGCCGGGGGGTTCACCTCGACCGTCACGGGCCCCGGCTCCCTCACCGTCTCGCACACCCGCCTCGGTACGTCTCCCGGTCTGAGCGGCGCGAGCGGTGTGATCCTGGCATCCATCCCCCTCCGGTCGCTCGCGGCCGGGTCGGCCGTCGTCGAGCTGTCGTCGGTGCGTCTCGTGTCGTCGACCGGTGACGTCGTGACGGCCGCAGCGGTGGCCTCCGGAACCGTCGTCATCGCGGCGGCACCCGTCCCCGTTCCGCAGCCGTCCACGTCGTCACCCGCGCCCTCGCCCGAGGCGTCCGCGTCCGCGTCGGCGACTCCCGCCCCCGCGGCGAAGGGCCCGGGCGACCTGGCCACGACCGGTGTCGATGCGACGCCGTGGTGGATCGCGGGTGCTGTCGGTGTCGCCCTCGTCGCCGGAGGCGCTCTGTTCGTGCTCCGCCGCCGTCAGGCGGTGCAGGAATGA
- a CDS encoding DUF2254 domain-containing protein, whose protein sequence is MATMTRSPLASFFLRLGRQVWVRAALFTAISIVVALAARFVGPLLPFSFSVDLAAGSVDELLQIIATAMLTVSTFSVTAMVTAFSSATTTATPRSTQLLIADPTSQNAVSTFVGAFAFSLVGIVALSTGYYESQGRTILFVATLVIIAIVVVTLLRWIAHLSTFGRMADVIDRVEKAATTSLEWHAARPTLGARSAMTPPAGAVPVHADGVGYVTHVDVAGLDRLARQHQIDVHVRAVPGRIADARVPLALVDGPVDADVAAGVRRAFRIENHRTYEQDPRFGVIALTEIGSRALSSATNDPGTAIEVIAALHRVFSRAFAVPIDSTVDFERVFVPAPRLIDLVNDAFRPLARDGAAVIEVQVRLQKCLASLAASSPDRAPLFREAARAAFDRSRRELDRSDTRTLRAAVRQAWARERV, encoded by the coding sequence ATGGCGACGATGACGCGAAGCCCGCTGGCATCCTTCTTCCTCCGGCTCGGACGGCAGGTGTGGGTGCGCGCTGCGCTCTTCACCGCGATCTCGATCGTGGTGGCGCTCGCCGCGCGGTTCGTGGGGCCTCTGCTGCCCTTCTCGTTCAGCGTCGATCTCGCGGCCGGCTCCGTCGACGAGCTGCTGCAGATCATCGCCACGGCGATGCTCACCGTGAGCACTTTCTCGGTCACGGCGATGGTCACGGCCTTCTCGTCGGCGACCACGACCGCCACCCCACGGTCGACGCAGCTCTTGATCGCCGACCCGACCTCGCAGAATGCCGTATCGACGTTCGTCGGCGCCTTCGCGTTCTCGCTCGTCGGAATCGTCGCCCTCTCCACCGGGTATTACGAAAGCCAGGGGCGCACGATCCTCTTCGTGGCGACCCTCGTCATCATCGCCATCGTCGTCGTCACGCTCCTGCGATGGATCGCCCACCTGTCGACCTTCGGACGGATGGCAGACGTCATCGATCGGGTCGAGAAGGCGGCCACGACCTCACTCGAGTGGCATGCAGCGCGGCCGACGCTGGGCGCGCGATCCGCCATGACACCACCAGCGGGGGCGGTGCCCGTACACGCGGACGGCGTCGGATACGTCACCCATGTCGACGTCGCGGGGCTCGACCGACTCGCACGCCAGCACCAGATCGATGTGCACGTCCGCGCCGTCCCCGGCAGGATCGCCGATGCACGGGTCCCCCTCGCCCTCGTCGACGGTCCCGTCGACGCCGACGTCGCCGCGGGGGTGCGGCGAGCCTTCCGGATCGAGAACCACCGCACGTACGAGCAGGATCCGCGATTCGGAGTGATCGCCCTCACCGAGATCGGCAGCCGCGCCCTTTCGTCCGCGACGAACGACCCCGGTACGGCGATCGAGGTGATCGCGGCGCTCCACCGCGTCTTCTCGCGGGCCTTCGCCGTCCCCATCGATTCCACCGTGGATTTCGAGCGGGTGTTCGTCCCGGCGCCACGCCTCATCGATCTCGTCAACGACGCCTTCCGACCACTGGCGCGCGACGGCGCCGCCGTGATCGAGGTGCAGGTGCGCCTGCAGAAGTGCCTTGCGTCGCTCGCCGCATCCTCACCCGACCGCGCCCCTCTCTTCCGGGAGGCCGCGCGCGCCGCGTTCGACCGCAGCCGTCGGGAGCTCGATCGCTCCGACACGCGCACCCTGCGTGCGGCCGTGCGGCAGGCCTGGGCGCGCGAAAGGGTCTGA
- a CDS encoding PLDc N-terminal domain-containing protein encodes MLVTTLSAQIFLAVFALVYAASVFAAIVAVRDPQASPGLRATWVAALLLLPPVGLLAWEAARLADSRAARRPMTVVDRTAYLADRAAHVAGGSARV; translated from the coding sequence ATGCTCGTCACCACGCTGTCAGCGCAGATCTTTCTCGCCGTCTTCGCGCTCGTCTACGCGGCATCCGTCTTCGCCGCGATCGTCGCCGTCCGCGATCCGCAGGCGTCCCCCGGCCTCAGGGCGACGTGGGTCGCCGCGCTGCTCCTGTTGCCGCCGGTCGGACTCCTCGCGTGGGAAGCGGCCCGTCTGGCCGATAGTCGCGCCGCCCGTCGCCCGATGACCGTCGTGGATCGCACCGCGTACCTCGCCGACCGCGCCGCGCACGTGGCGGGCGGGTCCGCGCGGGTCTGA
- a CDS encoding tail fiber protein, with protein sequence MKASPVSWIIIGAVVAGTVGAGAGWAASSVAQSQPSSLTAYGCFDTQSGALTLNADSSTCDGGMVPVTWSSSPAATGEPGATGEPGPQGEAGAPGATGATGASGATGDRGTSGARGATGETGAQGAGGSDGATGAQGATGEKGDTGAQGATGAQGATGEKGDTGAQGATGAQGATGEKGDTGAQGATGEKGDPGVAAWSTVSAWSATSTYTAGPPAALVTYNGSAYVAAQSSVGRTPGTDSSWIVVASKGAKGDKGDAGAQGATGATGQTGATGPQGTQGIQGQTPWTFRGEWSSTSTYQSGTPADVVTYQGGTYIATRANTNVPPTATSDWRVLAAPGAQGAAGPQGLTGPQGPTGPQGPAGSSTFVDNRFGQNTGRAGEGRSGAECTLGDVYLSASRIASGLIANGQTLSVSSNQALFALYGTTYGGNGATTFQLPNLTSLTPNGMTYYVCSQGIFPTGN encoded by the coding sequence ATGAAGGCATCACCCGTTTCTTGGATCATCATCGGCGCGGTCGTCGCGGGAACGGTCGGCGCCGGCGCCGGGTGGGCCGCGTCATCCGTGGCACAGAGCCAGCCATCGTCGCTGACCGCCTACGGGTGCTTCGATACGCAGTCGGGAGCGCTCACTCTGAACGCCGACTCGTCGACGTGCGACGGCGGCATGGTTCCGGTCACCTGGTCGAGCTCCCCCGCCGCAACTGGAGAGCCCGGCGCGACCGGAGAACCCGGGCCGCAGGGCGAGGCCGGCGCACCGGGAGCCACCGGCGCCACAGGCGCAAGCGGCGCGACGGGCGACAGGGGCACGAGCGGCGCTCGAGGAGCGACCGGCGAGACGGGCGCCCAGGGCGCCGGGGGATCCGACGGAGCGACTGGAGCCCAAGGCGCTACCGGCGAGAAGGGCGACACGGGAGCACAAGGCGCCACCGGAGCCCAAGGCGCGACCGGCGAGAAGGGCGACACGGGAGCACAAGGCGCCACCGGAGCCCAAGGCGCCACCGGCGAGAAGGGCGACACCGGAGCGCAAGGAGCCACCGGTGAGAAGGGCGACCCCGGTGTGGCCGCCTGGAGCACAGTATCCGCCTGGTCCGCGACGTCGACCTACACGGCGGGGCCTCCCGCCGCACTCGTCACCTATAACGGCAGCGCCTACGTCGCCGCGCAGTCTTCGGTCGGAAGGACGCCGGGGACGGACTCGAGCTGGATCGTCGTCGCCTCGAAGGGCGCGAAAGGCGACAAGGGGGATGCCGGCGCCCAAGGCGCCACCGGAGCCACGGGACAAACCGGCGCCACCGGCCCGCAGGGAACGCAGGGCATTCAAGGTCAGACCCCGTGGACCTTCCGAGGCGAGTGGTCGAGCACCAGCACCTACCAGTCGGGGACGCCGGCTGACGTCGTGACCTACCAAGGCGGCACCTACATCGCCACGCGAGCGAACACGAACGTTCCCCCCACGGCGACCTCCGACTGGCGGGTGCTCGCTGCACCGGGCGCGCAGGGTGCCGCCGGACCGCAGGGACTCACCGGTCCGCAGGGGCCGACCGGTCCGCAGGGGCCGGCTGGATCGAGCACCTTCGTGGACAACCGTTTCGGACAGAACACGGGGCGGGCTGGAGAGGGCCGCAGCGGCGCCGAGTGCACACTGGGCGACGTCTACCTCTCCGCTTCTCGTATCGCCAGCGGGCTGATCGCAAACGGCCAGACGCTGAGCGTCTCGTCGAACCAGGCGCTGTTCGCCCTGTACGGCACGACATACGGCGGGAACGGCGCGACGACCTTCCAGCTCCCCAACCTCACCTCTCTCACCCCGAACGGCATGACCTACTACGTGTGTAGTCAGGGCATCTTCCCCACCGGCAACTGA
- a CDS encoding LLM class flavin-dependent oxidoreductase: MPSLSVLDLVPVRSGQNSAQAVSAALDLVERADRLGYRRYWFAEHHNMPSVASTTPPVLIAAAAARTSRIRVGSGGVMLPNHSPLIVAEQFAALEALAPGRIDLGIGRAPGSDPVITQLLNRSGTTSDVSRFPDHVTDIMALTSPDGATVRFTSGTEYQVKATPAASGMPQVWLLGSSDYSAQLAASFGLPYVFANHFSGEGLTHALGVYRDQFVPNESGEGPRTFVTANVVAAPTAEEAEDRALPQLRMMARLRTNRPMVPLETVEQAKAEPFDAMAESIMASTRQKWFVGTGDDVRAQLSAFAAQHGVDEIMVSPVAGAYDGETSEGRVQTLELIAAPATVAA, translated from the coding sequence ATGCCCTCCCTCTCTGTTCTCGATCTCGTCCCCGTCCGCAGCGGACAGAACAGCGCACAGGCGGTGAGCGCCGCCCTCGACCTGGTCGAGCGCGCCGACCGCCTCGGGTATCGCCGGTACTGGTTCGCCGAGCACCACAACATGCCCTCGGTCGCGTCGACCACACCCCCCGTGCTGATCGCCGCCGCGGCCGCCCGCACCTCGCGCATCCGCGTCGGATCGGGCGGCGTGATGCTGCCCAACCACTCCCCCCTCATCGTCGCCGAGCAGTTCGCCGCCCTCGAGGCCCTGGCCCCCGGCCGCATCGACCTCGGCATCGGCCGTGCCCCCGGCAGCGACCCGGTCATCACCCAGCTGCTGAACCGCTCGGGCACCACGAGCGATGTCTCCCGCTTCCCCGATCACGTGACCGACATCATGGCGCTCACCTCGCCCGATGGGGCGACGGTGCGCTTCACCTCGGGCACCGAGTACCAGGTGAAGGCGACGCCCGCGGCATCCGGGATGCCCCAGGTCTGGCTTCTCGGCTCGAGCGACTACTCGGCGCAGCTCGCGGCCAGCTTCGGCCTGCCCTACGTCTTCGCGAACCACTTCTCGGGCGAGGGGCTTACCCACGCACTCGGGGTGTACCGCGACCAGTTCGTTCCCAACGAGTCGGGTGAGGGCCCGCGCACCTTCGTCACCGCCAACGTCGTCGCCGCGCCGACCGCCGAAGAGGCCGAGGACCGCGCGCTGCCGCAGCTGCGCATGATGGCGCGGCTGCGGACGAACCGCCCCATGGTTCCGCTCGAGACGGTCGAGCAGGCGAAGGCGGAGCCGTTCGACGCGATGGCCGAATCGATCATGGCCTCGACCCGGCAGAAGTGGTTCGTGGGCACCGGCGATGACGTGCGCGCGCAGTTGAGTGCGTTCGCCGCGCAGCACGGCGTCGACGAGATCATGGTGTCGCCGGTGGCGGGAGCCTACGACGGCGAGACGTCCGAGGGCCGCGTGCAGACCCTCGAGCTCATCGCGGCTCCGGCGACCGTCGCGGCCTGA
- a CDS encoding cryptochrome/photolyase family protein, with the protein MASPSIVWFRDDLRLTDNPALRAALDRDEPIVALYLLDEESDGVREIGGAARWWLHGSLTSLGERLSERGGSLVLRRGKAAEVVPALVDEIGAGAVFWNRRYGGAEREIDAGIKEKLRDDGVTVASFAANLLYEPWTVRTQSDKPYGVYSPFARAVQKLPAPRPPMPEARKIPGFDGSVDGDDLGSWGLLPTEPDWAGGLRETWEPGEPAAKARLKEFLDDDLGDYSKYRDEFAGGATSNLSPRLRWGELSPYQVWHDTLEHRGSGQHAQSASGFLSEVVWREFAWHVTYHSPDIATVNWRRNFDAFPWPKLNRSHLKTWQQGKTGVAVVDAGMRQLWHTGVMHNRVRMVTASFLIKNLLIDWRHGEQWFWDCLVDADAASNPFNWQWVAGSGADAAPYFRVFNPETQRKKFDAHDEYVREWAPEFLGENPPEPMVDLGETRKRALDAYAHVRHGG; encoded by the coding sequence ATGGCATCACCCTCGATCGTCTGGTTCCGCGACGACCTGCGCCTGACCGACAACCCGGCGCTGCGCGCAGCCCTCGACCGCGACGAGCCGATCGTCGCGCTGTACCTGCTGGACGAGGAGTCGGACGGCGTCCGCGAGATCGGCGGGGCGGCGCGGTGGTGGCTGCACGGGTCGCTGACCTCGCTCGGCGAGCGCCTGAGCGAGCGCGGAGGGTCGCTCGTGCTTCGGCGCGGCAAAGCGGCCGAGGTCGTGCCCGCGCTGGTCGACGAGATCGGCGCGGGAGCGGTGTTCTGGAACCGGCGCTACGGCGGTGCTGAGCGCGAGATCGACGCCGGCATCAAAGAGAAGCTGCGCGACGACGGCGTGACCGTCGCGTCTTTCGCCGCCAACCTGCTCTACGAACCGTGGACGGTGCGCACCCAGTCGGACAAGCCGTACGGGGTGTACAGCCCCTTCGCGCGGGCGGTGCAGAAGCTCCCCGCCCCGCGCCCGCCGATGCCGGAAGCACGGAAGATCCCCGGCTTCGACGGCAGTGTCGACGGTGACGACCTCGGCTCGTGGGGCCTGCTGCCCACGGAGCCCGACTGGGCCGGAGGCCTGCGCGAGACGTGGGAGCCCGGAGAGCCCGCCGCGAAGGCACGTTTGAAGGAGTTCCTCGACGACGACCTGGGCGACTACTCGAAGTACCGCGACGAGTTCGCCGGCGGCGCCACCTCGAACCTGTCGCCCCGCCTGCGCTGGGGCGAGCTCAGCCCCTACCAGGTGTGGCACGACACCCTCGAGCACCGCGGATCGGGCCAGCACGCGCAGAGCGCGAGCGGCTTCCTGTCGGAGGTCGTCTGGCGAGAGTTCGCCTGGCACGTGACCTACCACTCCCCCGACATCGCGACGGTGAACTGGCGCCGTAACTTCGACGCCTTCCCCTGGCCGAAGCTGAACCGGTCGCACCTCAAGACCTGGCAGCAGGGCAAGACGGGCGTGGCCGTGGTCGACGCCGGCATGCGCCAGCTCTGGCACACCGGCGTCATGCACAACCGCGTGCGCATGGTCACGGCGTCGTTCCTCATCAAGAACCTGCTCATCGACTGGCGTCACGGCGAGCAGTGGTTCTGGGATTGCCTCGTCGACGCGGATGCCGCGAGCAACCCCTTCAACTGGCAGTGGGTCGCGGGATCGGGCGCGGATGCCGCCCCGTACTTCCGCGTGTTCAACCCGGAGACGCAGCGCAAGAAGTTCGACGCGCACGACGAGTACGTGCGCGAGTGGGCGCCGGAATTCCTGGGCGAGAACCCGCCGGAGCCGATGGTCGACCTCGGCGAGACCCGCAAGCGCGCGCTCGACGCCTACGCCCACGTGCGCCACGGGGGCTGA
- the serS gene encoding serine--tRNA ligase, translating into MIDLTLLREDPELVKRSQIARGESPDSVDDALAADRDRRAAITAFEELRAAQNAHGKRVAQAPKEEKAALVAEAKQLSEQVKAAQHAATEAEAAAEAALAKIENIVIDGVPSGGEENFVTLRTHGDVPTYDFTPRDHLEIGELLGAIDMERGTKVSGSRFYFLTGIGARLELALMTLALDRALQAGFTPMIPPTLVRPEVMRGTGFLGQHADEVYHLPKEDLYLVGTSEVPLAGYHMDEILDFERGAKRYAGWSTCYRSEAGSYGKDTRGIIRVHQFNKLEMFVYTDPADAEAEHDRLVAMQEQMLQDLGLAYRVIDVAAGDLGSSAARKFDIEAWVPTQDAYRELTSTSNCTTYQARRLETRFRPADGGKTQPVATLNGTLATTRWIVALLETHQRADGSVTVPEVLRPYLGGLEVMEPIA; encoded by the coding sequence GTGATCGACCTGACTCTGCTGCGTGAAGATCCCGAGCTCGTGAAGCGCTCCCAGATCGCCCGCGGGGAGTCGCCGGATTCGGTGGACGACGCCCTCGCCGCCGACCGCGACCGCCGCGCGGCCATCACCGCCTTCGAAGAGCTCCGTGCCGCGCAGAACGCGCACGGCAAGCGCGTCGCGCAGGCGCCGAAAGAAGAGAAGGCCGCTCTCGTCGCCGAAGCGAAGCAGCTCAGCGAGCAGGTCAAGGCCGCGCAGCACGCCGCGACCGAGGCCGAGGCGGCAGCCGAGGCGGCCCTGGCGAAGATCGAGAACATCGTCATCGACGGTGTCCCGTCGGGGGGCGAAGAGAACTTCGTCACGCTGCGCACCCACGGCGACGTCCCGACCTACGACTTCACCCCGCGCGACCACCTCGAGATCGGCGAGCTGCTCGGGGCGATCGACATGGAGCGCGGCACGAAGGTCTCGGGCAGCCGCTTCTACTTCCTCACCGGTATCGGCGCGCGCCTCGAGCTCGCGCTCATGACCCTCGCCCTCGACCGCGCGCTGCAGGCGGGCTTCACCCCGATGATCCCGCCGACGCTCGTGCGCCCCGAGGTCATGCGCGGCACCGGCTTCCTCGGCCAGCACGCCGACGAGGTCTACCACCTGCCGAAAGAAGACCTCTACCTCGTCGGCACCAGCGAGGTGCCCCTCGCCGGCTACCACATGGACGAGATCCTCGACTTCGAGCGCGGCGCCAAGCGCTACGCCGGCTGGTCCACCTGCTACCGCAGCGAGGCCGGCTCGTACGGCAAGGACACCCGCGGCATCATCCGCGTGCACCAGTTCAACAAGCTCGAGATGTTCGTCTACACCGACCCGGCCGACGCCGAGGCCGAGCACGACCGTCTCGTCGCGATGCAGGAGCAGATGCTGCAGGACCTCGGCCTCGCCTACCGCGTGATCGACGTGGCCGCCGGCGACCTGGGGTCCAGCGCCGCACGCAAGTTCGACATCGAGGCCTGGGTGCCCACGCAGGATGCCTACCGCGAGCTGACCAGCACCTCGAACTGCACGACGTATCAGGCGCGCCGACTCGAGACCCGCTTCCGTCCCGCCGACGGCGGCAAGACCCAGCCGGTCGCGACCCTCAACGGCACGCTCGCCACCACGCGGTGGATCGTGGCGCTTCTCGAAACGCACCAGCGCGCCGACGGATCGGTCACGGTCCCTGAGGTCTTGCGGCCGTACCTCGGCGGGCTCGAGGTCATGGAGCCCATCGCGTGA
- a CDS encoding Asp23/Gls24 family envelope stress response protein: MAENTTTATTTPATKDGGSTVIVDAVVAKVAGIAAAEVPGVHALGGGAARVIGNIRQAVGAKDHAQGVSVEVGETEVAADIAIQVDYPEQLQRVASNVRAAVHQAITELVGMKVAEINVTVVDVFIPGDDEDDADEQRVN; this comes from the coding sequence ATGGCCGAGAACACCACCACCGCCACGACCACCCCCGCCACGAAGGACGGCGGCTCGACCGTCATCGTCGACGCCGTCGTCGCCAAGGTCGCCGGCATCGCCGCGGCCGAGGTTCCCGGTGTCCACGCCCTCGGCGGAGGAGCAGCCCGCGTCATCGGCAACATCCGCCAGGCCGTGGGAGCCAAGGACCACGCGCAGGGCGTGAGCGTCGAGGTCGGCGAGACCGAGGTGGCCGCCGACATCGCCATCCAGGTCGACTACCCCGAGCAGCTGCAGCGGGTGGCGTCGAACGTCCGCGCGGCCGTGCACCAGGCCATCACCGAGCTCGTCGGCATGAAGGTCGCCGAGATCAACGTGACCGTCGTCGACGTGTTCATCCCGGGCGACGACGAGGACGACGCCGACGAGCAGCGCGTCAACTGA
- a CDS encoding HAD family hydrolase — translation MSDEAALPDTGAVESAPKQEAADLVADLADAPHLGRLLIALDIDGTVLLEDDTLSPGVVEAIAHAHRAGHEVMLATGRSWDSTHTIMDRLGIRPEYAVCSNGAIVMRRVGGPDATEYERAHVETFDPREVLTLLGEHLSGAHFLVELPDGTRKFTDYLDDWNLEKAHKVTFAELSAEPVCRVVVVAPEQTDQDFLELVERIGLTQVSYAIGWTAWLDIAPQGVDKSTALELVRGWLGIAPERVLVMGDGRNDIEMMQWAVRNGGRAIAMHQGPPEVHAAAGEVGLSVTEGGVAAILRAL, via the coding sequence GTGAGCGACGAGGCCGCCCTCCCCGACACCGGTGCCGTTGAGAGCGCGCCGAAGCAGGAGGCGGCCGATCTGGTCGCCGATCTCGCCGACGCTCCTCACCTCGGGCGTCTGCTCATCGCCCTCGACATCGACGGGACGGTGCTCCTCGAGGACGACACCCTGAGCCCCGGGGTCGTCGAGGCGATCGCGCACGCGCACCGCGCGGGTCACGAGGTCATGCTCGCCACGGGCCGCAGCTGGGACAGCACCCACACGATCATGGACCGCCTCGGCATCCGTCCCGAGTACGCCGTCTGCTCGAACGGTGCCATCGTGATGCGCCGGGTGGGGGGACCGGATGCCACGGAGTACGAGCGCGCGCACGTCGAGACGTTCGACCCCCGTGAGGTGCTGACGCTGTTGGGCGAGCACCTGTCCGGCGCGCACTTCCTGGTGGAGCTGCCCGACGGCACGCGCAAGTTCACCGACTACCTCGACGACTGGAACCTCGAGAAAGCGCACAAGGTGACCTTCGCCGAGCTGTCCGCCGAGCCGGTGTGCCGTGTGGTGGTCGTCGCGCCCGAGCAGACCGATCAGGACTTCCTCGAACTCGTCGAGCGGATCGGGCTGACGCAGGTGTCGTACGCCATCGGGTGGACGGCGTGGCTCGACATCGCGCCGCAGGGCGTCGACAAGTCGACCGCGCTCGAGCTCGTGCGCGGGTGGCTGGGCATCGCCCCCGAGCGCGTCCTGGTCATGGGCGATGGCCGCAACGACATCGAGATGATGCAGTGGGCCGTCCGCAACGGCGGGCGGGCGATCGCGATGCACCAAGGTCCTCCCGAGGTGCACGCCGCCGCGGGCGAGGTCGGTCTCTCGGTGACCGAGGGCGGCGTGGCCGCGATCCTGCGCGCGCTCTGA
- a CDS encoding diacylglycerol/lipid kinase family protein, translated as MAAPDEPRDDADAPETVPADAPAEVKADAAAADGSGDHFHAARLGDDVADHPRKDVPHPKDAAEPDGTIHQPEDVDPDTSAELPGKTQRVDAEGEEAPIDAETTQKKRAALVYNPVKVDPDTLRARVAELAAAADWAEPLFYETTVDDLGDDATRAALDEKVDAVLVAGGDGTVRAVAEALTSTGVPLTIIPSGTGNLLARNLNLPLADTDAMIRATFEGDILSIDTGIARIRRASGEIEEHGFSVMAGIGLDAAMIQNTRDDLKKQVGWVAYVDGAARSLVSAKPFRVMYQLDGHRLHSAKVHSVLFANCGALQGGVALIPDASIADGSLDVAVLQPSGVLGWLGVWRKIVWDNSVLRKFRAGRRVLERRKDSSVRYLRGTGIELATAPAQPIELDGDEFGEATRVYTRIVPGGLSVALPKGHDTSSL; from the coding sequence ATGGCCGCCCCTGACGAGCCGCGTGACGACGCGGACGCTCCCGAAACCGTCCCCGCCGATGCTCCCGCCGAGGTGAAGGCGGATGCCGCCGCGGCCGACGGCTCCGGCGACCACTTCCACGCCGCACGTCTCGGCGACGATGTCGCCGATCACCCTCGCAAGGACGTCCCTCACCCGAAGGACGCCGCGGAGCCCGACGGCACCATCCACCAGCCCGAAGACGTCGACCCCGACACGTCGGCGGAGCTGCCCGGCAAGACGCAGCGCGTTGACGCCGAGGGCGAAGAGGCGCCCATCGACGCCGAGACCACTCAGAAGAAGAGGGCCGCCCTCGTCTACAACCCCGTCAAGGTCGACCCCGACACGCTGCGTGCCCGCGTGGCCGAGCTCGCGGCCGCGGCCGACTGGGCCGAGCCGCTGTTCTACGAGACGACCGTGGACGACCTGGGCGACGACGCCACCCGCGCAGCCCTCGACGAGAAGGTCGACGCCGTGCTCGTGGCGGGCGGCGACGGCACGGTGCGCGCGGTGGCCGAGGCGCTGACCTCGACGGGCGTCCCCCTGACGATCATTCCCAGCGGCACGGGCAACCTGCTCGCCCGCAACCTGAACCTGCCCCTCGCCGACACCGACGCGATGATCCGCGCAACCTTCGAGGGCGACATCCTCTCGATCGACACCGGGATCGCGCGCATCCGCCGCGCCAGCGGCGAGATCGAAGAACACGGATTCTCGGTCATGGCGGGCATCGGTTTGGATGCCGCGATGATCCAGAACACCCGCGACGATCTGAAGAAGCAGGTCGGCTGGGTCGCCTACGTCGACGGAGCGGCGAGGTCGCTCGTCTCGGCCAAACCCTTCCGCGTCATGTATCAGCTGGACGGGCACCGCCTGCACTCGGCGAAGGTGCACAGCGTGCTGTTCGCGAACTGCGGCGCCCTGCAGGGCGGCGTCGCGCTGATCCCCGACGCCTCGATCGCCGACGGCAGCCTCGACGTGGCCGTGCTGCAGCCCAGCGGCGTGCTCGGCTGGTTGGGCGTCTGGCGCAAGATCGTGTGGGACAACTCGGTGCTGCGGAAGTTCCGCGCCGGTCGACGCGTGCTCGAGCGTCGTAAGGACTCGTCGGTGCGCTACCTGCGGGGCACGGGCATCGAGTTGGCGACCGCGCCCGCGCAGCCGATCGAGCTGGACGGCGACGAGTTCGGCGAAGCGACGCGCGTGTACACCCGCATCGTCCCCGGTGGGCTCTCGGTCGCGCTGCCGAAGGGGCACGACACCTCGTCGCTCTGA